The Saccopteryx leptura isolate mSacLep1 chromosome 2, mSacLep1_pri_phased_curated, whole genome shotgun sequence genome has a window encoding:
- the HIGD1B gene encoding HIG1 domain family member 1B: MSANKGWWVPPEGEDGVSKKFLRKTRESPLVPIGLGGCLVVAAYRIYRLKARGPTKMSIHLIHTRVAAHACAVGAIMLGTVYTMYRDYVQRTAQDTGEK; encoded by the exons ATGTCTGCTAACAAAGGCTGGTGGGTGCCACCCGAAGGCGAAGATGGCGTGTCTAAGAAGTTCTTGAGGAAGACCAGGGAGTCTCCACTGGTGCCTATAG GCTTAGGAGGCTGCCTAGTGGTGGCAGCATACAGGATTTACcggctgaaggctcgtggtcccACCAAGATGTCCATACACCTGATTCACACCCGAGTGGCAGCACACGCCTGCGCTGTGGGTGCTATCATGCTAG GTACAGTGTACACGATGTACAGAGACTACGTCCAGAGAACGGCACAGGACACAGGGGAGAAGTAG